In Tenebrio molitor chromosome 8, icTenMoli1.1, whole genome shotgun sequence, a genomic segment contains:
- the LOC138137022 gene encoding eukaryotic translation initiation factor 6-like: MKHLTLALKSYQERLIPVINTSLEGCRVIGRMCVGNKNGLLLPEATYDTELQHIQNELPDSVKVETIEDRLSALGNVIACNDHVAIIHPDLDKESEEIIADTLQVEVFRHMIANNALVGSYCVLSNQGGLVCADINNSELENLSSLLQVPLVAGTVNRGNKIVASGLVVSDHIAYAGMKTTSSEFTAIDTAFGLTPPTLKTF, translated from the exons ATGAAACATCTGACATTGGCCTTGAAGTCTTATCAGGAGCGACTTATTCCCGTGATAAACACTTCACTCGAGGGCTGCAGAGTAATAGGTCGCATGTGTGTTGGTAATAAAAACGGACTTCTTTTACCAGAAGCAACTTATGACACAGAATTACAACACATTCAAAATGAACTTCCTGATTCAGTTAAGGTGGAAACAATTGAAGACAGATTGAGTGCATTAGGAAATGTGATCGCGTGTAATGATCATGTTGCTATCATACACCCGGATCTAGACAAG GAAAGTGAAGAAATTATCGCGGATACTCTGCAAGTTGAAGTTTTCCGCCACATGATAGCTAATAACGCGTTGGTAGGATCGTATTGTGTTTTAAGTAATCAAGGAGGATTGGTGTGTGCAGATATAAATAACAGTGAACTTGAAAATTTATCCTCATTATTGCAAGTGCCTCTAGTT GCTGGCACCGTAAACAGGGGTAACAAGATTGTAGCATCGGGACTAGTTGTGAGTGATCACATTGCTTATGCCGGAATGAAAACCACGTCTTCCGAATTTACTGCGATCGATACTGCATTTGGATTAACTCCTCCTACACTAAAGACGTTTTAG
- the LOC138137543 gene encoding chymotrypsin-1-like, producing the protein MNFIFLIPLTLIIMSSSCALPSVQVDDETKIVGGFEGNKEDYPYVVSLRSSKNDHFCGGTLIDDQHVVTAAHCIIGDVAKFVVVGSDSLDGGGIRYEIVSKQTHPDYDPQAMRNDIAVLKIVGNEAYKASFPKRMQVELSSYEDPCYVMGWGLTEAGGKLSNKFKVATVQPVRPEDCKKKWEQLYNPGLICMSSEGNAACHGDSGGPLICENQFSGVVSFGQPCATGKPDVYTAVNSYNEWIDSAIKK; encoded by the exons atgaattttatatttctgatTCCTTTGACCCTAATTATAATGAGTTCATCCTGTG CACTACCATCAGTGCAAGTAGACGACGAAACCAAAATCGTTGGCGGCTTCGAGGGTAACAAAGAAGACTACCCTTATGTCGTCTCTCTTAGGAGCAGCAAGAACGACCACTTCTGCGGCGGGACCCTTATCGACGACCAACACGTAGTGACCGCTGCACACTGTATAATCGG AGACGTGGCTAAATTTGTTGTGGTGGGCAGTGATTCACTAGACGGGGGAGGAATCCGTTACGAGATAGTTTCCAAACAGACGCATCCCGACTACGATCCACAGGCCATGAGAAATGATATAGcagtattaaaaattgttggaaATGAGGCCTATAAAGCATCGTTTCCAAAGAGAATGCAGGTGGAATTATCAAGTTACGAGGATCCGTGTTACGTAATGGGATGGGGTTTAACTGAAGCTGGAGGAAAGCTGTCGAATAAATTCAAAGTGGCCACTGTGCAACCTGTACGTCCCGAAGATTGTAAAAAGAAGTGGGAACAATTGTACAACCCAGGGTTAATTTGCATGAGTAGCGAGGGTAATGCAGCGTGCCATGGGGATTCGGGAGGGCCTTTGATTTGCGAAAATCAGTTTTCGGGGGTCGTGTCTTTTGGGCAACCATGCGCAACAGGAAAACCGGATGTGTACACGGCAGTTAACAGCTACAACGAATGGATTGATTCAGCAATTAAGAAATAA